Below is a genomic region from Granulicella sibirica.
GACTTGGCCGTTGGGGCCTTGGATTGGGAGAATGCCGTTGGGGTGGAAGAGGCGGCGAATCGACTGATTGCGGAGAACCGGGGTGTTTCGGTTGAAGTTGTAGAGCGAGGCTTGGCCGAAACAATGCTGGAGCGAGGAGAGTTGCGCAAGCTTCCAGAACGGGAGGGGACTATCCGGATCGTCGCGATTGAGGGGGTGGAGTGGAACGCATGCGGAGGAACGCATGTGGCGTCGACGGGAAGGATCGGCGGCCTTACGGTTCGGCGGATTGAGAGAATGAAGCAGGCGGTTCGGGTGGAATTTTGCTGCGGGCTGAGGGCAGTGCGGGCTGCACGCCAGGATTTCGAGAGAATTGGAGAGATCGGAAGGCTGCTTTCCAGTGGTCCCGGGGAGTTGGCAGGAAAGATTTCGGTGATGCTCGATGACGCGCGGTCGACTGCCAAACAGAGCCGCACTCTGCTGGAGGAAATTGCGGGTTTTGAGGCACGGACGTTAGCGGGTAGGTTGGTCGAGGCGACGAGTAGGGACGCGGAGTATGCCAAGCTTCTGGCGGCGAAGGTGGTCGCGCTGGATGGAAGGCGAGTCGCGATCATCCGGACTTCGAATGGGGAGCGGGGCACAATTGTGCTGGCTGCGGGGGGCGATGCAGGCGTCAATTGTGGTGCGGTGTTGAAGGACTCTCTTGCAGTGCTCGGAGCGCGTGGCGGCGGGTCGGCCGGAATGGCGCAGGGTGGCGTTGCTGCGGGTGACATGGACCGGCTGTTGGAAGAAATTCGGGTGCGGATTTCCATTTGATGGTCCGGCTTCCGCTTTGAAGTGGGATGTGTGTCCTGTTACACTTGGATTCGTTCCCGGGGACTGTGCCTGCTTACGTGGTGCGCGGTGCTGGTGTGGTGGGGGGCTGTAGCTCAGTTGGGAGAGCGCCTCGTTCGCAACGAGGAGGTCAGCGGTTCGATCCCGCTCAGCTCCACCAAAGAATGAACAATCTGG
It encodes:
- a CDS encoding alanyl-tRNA editing protein, giving the protein MSVAERLYYDAQELMDFGAVVTDIRLESRVDGKNRWQVALDRTAFYPESGGQPWDLGTIEAVARSGARLEVPVLAVVEDAGEVWHVVEKPLTAGTEVTGRVDAGRRLDHMQQHTGQHLLSAVFLRELGAATVSFHLGADSSTIDLAVGALDWENAVGVEEAANRLIAENRGVSVEVVERGLAETMLERGELRKLPEREGTIRIVAIEGVEWNACGGTHVASTGRIGGLTVRRIERMKQAVRVEFCCGLRAVRAARQDFERIGEIGRLLSSGPGELAGKISVMLDDARSTAKQSRTLLEEIAGFEARTLAGRLVEATSRDAEYAKLLAAKVVALDGRRVAIIRTSNGERGTIVLAAGGDAGVNCGAVLKDSLAVLGARGGGSAGMAQGGVAAGDMDRLLEEIRVRISI